The following proteins are encoded in a genomic region of Hyla sarda isolate aHylSar1 chromosome 3, aHylSar1.hap1, whole genome shotgun sequence:
- the CALHM4 gene encoding calcium homeostasis modulator protein 4 — protein MSLASLISFLRSKESIIFNALVALLTVGGQQLFSFFAFSCPCSPTENLRYGLAFLGVPALILLIVGFVFNDNTWRLFTGTTYDFSIRDRSSQSLLMKYKLICFVLGSVAGRALVAPVTWLAVTLLNGSYYSCAASSFVNVDRYDILKNLSADVRKFTLAQFPCAQLVSSNLSRVREEVLLELKYQSQVSGWLLIACVAIFFFLAFCVARCCSPLTYLQLNYWTSYTNNEQTLFEQATDQHSKVYAMENIKKFFGFSPGSKNVSEIRIPSSTDWRTISGLDLLRAVNQDYCHYSLLDAWADEEQTDGKVVRIDVGQVSTDTTSPQATS, from the exons ATGTCTTTAGCTTCTCTCATCTCATTCCTCAGAAGCAAAGAGTCCATCATCTTCAATGCTTTAGTGGCTTTACTGACAGTGGGTGGGCAGCAGCTTTTCTCTTTTTTCGCTTTTAGCTGCCCATGCAGCCCTACAGAAAACCTGAGGTATGGACTGGCATTCCTGGGAGTACCAGCCTTGATCCTGCTCATTGTGGGCTTCGTGTTCAATGACAATACATGGAGATTATTTACAGGCACAACCTATGACTTCAGCATCCGAGACAGAAGCAGCCAGAGTCTCCTTATGAAGTATAAGCTGATCTGCTTTGTGCTGGGCAGTGTTGCTGGCAGAGCTCTGGTGGCACCAGTCACTTGGCTGGCAGTCACCCTGCTAAATGGATCCTACTATTCTTGTGCTGCCAGCAGCTTTGTCAATGTGGATCGCTATGATATACTTAAGAACCTGAGTGCTGATGTTAGGAAGTTCACCCTGGCACAGTTCCCCTGTGCCCAACTGGTTTCAAGCAATTTGTCCAGGGTCAGAGAAGAAGTATTACTGGAGCTCAAGTACCAATCACAG GTCAGTGGATGGCTCCTGATAGCATGTGTGGCGATCTTTTTCTTCCTAGCCTTTTGTGTGGCTAGGTGTTGTTCTCCTCTTACCTATCTTCAGCTGAATTACTGGACCAGCTATACCAACAATGAACAGACTCTGTTTGAGCAAGCTACAGATCAGCACTCTAAAGTGTATGCCATGGAAAACATTAAAAAGTTTTTTGGGTTTTCACCTGGAAGTAAAAATGTTTCGGAAATTCGCATCCCATCAAGTACAGATTGGAGGACAATCTCTGGCCTGGACCTGTTAAGGGCAGTCAACCAGGACTATTGTCATTACAGTCTTCTTGACGCATGGGCAGATGAGGAGCAAACAGATGGAAAAGTTGTTCGTATTGATGTAGGACAAGTCTCTACGGATACAACGTCCCCACAGGCCACTTCATAA